In Acaryochloris marina S15, a single genomic region encodes these proteins:
- a CDS encoding isoaspartyl peptidase/L-asparaginase family protein, with the protein MSTQYSLMIHGGAGALQHIQAEGNEEEFAQSISGILEQGRQKLKQGASALDVVEHCVSLLEDDPLYNAGRGSVLNEYGEVEMDAAIMNGQDLAAGAITGIKNIKNPISLARLVLNKSEHVMLVGHGAMEFAELWGVECLPDDYFVIESRVKQFQEAKKAGKMVLDHEDIEQEPQRKFGTVGATAFDLEGNLAAATSTGGIVNKRWGRVGDSPIIGAGVFADNDTCAVSATGYGEQFMRTVLAKTISDYIFFQSLDASQSAQAGMEYLVSKVKGLGGVIVVDAQGRCGAGHSTSGMIYGWIEHGGESHFQLT; encoded by the coding sequence TCAACATATTCAAGCAGAAGGAAACGAAGAAGAATTTGCCCAAAGTATCTCTGGCATCTTGGAACAGGGACGCCAAAAGCTGAAGCAGGGCGCTTCCGCCCTAGATGTGGTCGAGCATTGCGTCAGCTTGCTAGAAGATGATCCGCTGTATAACGCTGGACGTGGCTCTGTCCTCAATGAGTATGGCGAAGTGGAGATGGATGCGGCCATCATGAATGGCCAAGATCTGGCTGCAGGAGCGATTACGGGCATCAAAAATATCAAAAACCCCATTTCTCTAGCCCGCCTTGTGCTCAATAAAAGTGAACATGTGATGTTGGTGGGCCATGGGGCAATGGAATTTGCGGAATTATGGGGAGTGGAATGCCTACCCGATGACTATTTTGTGATCGAGTCCCGAGTCAAACAGTTCCAAGAGGCTAAAAAGGCGGGCAAGATGGTGCTTGATCATGAAGATATTGAACAAGAACCACAACGCAAGTTTGGCACAGTCGGAGCTACGGCCTTTGACCTAGAGGGGAATCTGGCGGCAGCCACTTCAACAGGTGGGATTGTTAATAAACGCTGGGGGCGAGTGGGAGACTCGCCGATTATTGGTGCGGGTGTATTTGCAGACAATGATACCTGTGCAGTTTCGGCAACGGGGTATGGAGAGCAGTTTATGCGGACTGTACTGGCTAAAACGATTTCAGACTATATTTTCTTTCAATCCCTGGATGCTTCTCAATCCGCTCAGGCTGGGATGGAGTATTTGGTGTCCAAGGTCAAAGGCTTAGGGGGCGTGATCGTTGTCGATGCTCAGGGTCGATGCGGTGCAGGCCATTCTACCTCTGGCATGATTTATGGCTGGATTGAGCATGGGGGCGAGTCCCACTTTCAATTAACCTAG
- a CDS encoding S-layer family protein, with product MGATLSLSLLYPYPLNAQVVPDQTLPINSQITINGNNIVIDGGTTAGKNLFHSFESFSIKNTNKAVFNSAPAIDTIIGRITGKSISNIDGVIQVNSNANLLFLNPHGIIFGPNSSLDIGGSFLASTAVGVRFQDGSLFSTAKPQPPPLLTISQPTGLQFNGTQSGKIVVQGRLTVPSSQTLALVGRDVRFENGTAIAKSGRIEIGSVSKGTVTLSPSTIGWHLGYNQVQTFSDIQLLAESAILTPNTVSNPLGGIQVQGRQIRLNQSEIRAQTLSDQPGADINVYASQSLDIGGEVDSFFPHSSWIATVVERGAKGKGGHIGIEAPNLSIRDGGRIQTLSIGNGIAGNIQVNANRLFLSGAASPTVNTRREFGNNLNTRISSENFGQGEGGRIDINTGTLTLLDGGRITTVVGPFTFGKGGDITVNASQFIFAKEVNPFSIDSASNISTITFGFGDAGGVNVSTQRLHLVNGAQISTRGIKISFGNQGFTPGAGNVGNVTVKADQAITITGASQLAPDFISFLGSITNGTGRGGDVAIFTQNLTVEDGGSLSSAVFSSTINSGPPPPNIGEGNGGNLTIDAAKVNVIGINTSPFNPSPSILGTFTLGPGNAGNTTINTQQLMVLEGGQVNTGTLASGNAGRLLINASASVLVSGRASNGLPAQIASNTLVLNEATRNVFFLPPQPTGNTGEVTIKSRHITLSDGGRIGVQHIGSGNAGELSIQADAVLLNNQGAIIAETASGEGGNIDLTVKGSLQLRNKSLISTESKGLGNGGNLNIRTQFLIASPLENSDIIANAFDGNGGNITINTEGIFGFASRETVTPFSDITASSQQGISGVVDINSPEVDPSQSLIELPAVVQPPEDIAQGCRPGQTLGGSSFSHVGRGGLPSGPSRYLTPHTVWQDLRPHQQIRVSAVGNHQNKPTAVKPQPQLIEAKGWTQDSQGRIHLTAATAQPHPPNEANCS from the coding sequence ATGGGCGCAACGCTTTCCCTAAGCTTGCTGTATCCCTACCCTCTCAATGCCCAGGTCGTTCCCGACCAAACGCTACCGATTAATTCCCAAATCACCATCAATGGCAACAATATTGTGATTGATGGTGGAACGACTGCGGGAAAAAATCTGTTTCATAGCTTTGAGTCATTTTCGATAAAGAATACAAACAAAGCTGTATTCAATTCAGCTCCTGCCATCGACACCATCATTGGTCGAATTACTGGAAAATCCATATCCAATATTGATGGCGTCATACAAGTAAATAGCAACGCCAATTTACTTTTCCTCAATCCCCATGGCATCATCTTTGGCCCCAATTCCAGCCTAGATATTGGCGGCTCTTTTCTTGCTAGCACTGCAGTAGGAGTCCGATTCCAAGACGGTAGTCTATTCAGTACAGCTAAACCACAGCCTCCACCCCTCTTAACTATTTCTCAACCGACGGGTCTCCAATTCAATGGAACGCAATCAGGAAAGATTGTGGTTCAGGGCAGACTAACCGTTCCATCCAGCCAAACTCTCGCCTTGGTGGGTCGTGATGTTCGGTTTGAAAACGGTACTGCGATCGCAAAATCTGGACGGATTGAAATTGGTAGTGTCAGCAAAGGAACGGTTACCCTTTCTCCCTCTACGATTGGATGGCATCTGGGTTACAACCAAGTTCAGACATTTAGTGATATTCAGTTGCTGGCAGAATCAGCAATATTAACCCCCAATACGGTCAGCAATCCTCTAGGTGGAATCCAAGTCCAAGGCCGCCAAATTCGTCTCAACCAATCCGAAATTCGAGCCCAAACCTTGAGCGATCAGCCAGGAGCGGATATCAATGTTTATGCAAGCCAATCCCTGGATATTGGCGGCGAAGTAGATAGCTTCTTTCCCCACAGTTCCTGGATTGCAACTGTTGTGGAAAGGGGTGCAAAGGGTAAAGGTGGGCACATTGGTATAGAAGCTCCCAACCTATCCATCCGTGATGGGGGACGGATTCAGACCCTCAGTATAGGGAATGGCATCGCAGGAAATATTCAGGTCAATGCCAACCGTCTGTTCTTGAGTGGGGCAGCATCACCCACCGTCAATACAAGACGAGAGTTCGGCAATAATCTAAATACTCGTATTTCCAGCGAAAACTTCGGCCAGGGCGAAGGGGGCCGAATCGATATTAATACAGGCACATTAACCCTTCTTGATGGCGGCAGAATTACAACTGTTGTGGGCCCCTTTACCTTTGGTAAAGGGGGCGATATTACAGTCAATGCCTCTCAGTTCATCTTTGCAAAAGAGGTGAATCCGTTTTCGATCGATTCTGCGAGTAATATCTCTACTATTACTTTTGGCTTCGGTGATGCAGGGGGTGTCAACGTTTCAACTCAACGACTGCATCTAGTGAATGGTGCACAAATCAGTACGAGGGGCATCAAAATTTCTTTTGGTAATCAAGGGTTTACCCCAGGTGCTGGCAACGTCGGCAATGTAACCGTTAAAGCGGATCAAGCAATCACTATTACTGGGGCATCTCAGTTAGCCCCTGACTTTATTAGCTTTTTAGGAAGCATCACCAATGGAACGGGTAGAGGCGGCGATGTTGCCATCTTCACTCAAAACCTCACAGTTGAAGATGGAGGCAGCTTATCCTCTGCTGTATTTTCCTCTACCATTAACTCCGGTCCACCACCACCCAATATTGGAGAGGGAAACGGTGGCAATCTCACAATTGATGCTGCTAAAGTCAACGTCATCGGTATCAATACCAGTCCATTTAATCCTTCGCCTAGTATCTTAGGTACGTTTACATTAGGGCCGGGTAATGCTGGCAATACCACCATCAACACTCAGCAGTTGATGGTCTTAGAAGGTGGGCAGGTCAATACTGGCACATTGGCCAGTGGTAACGCAGGTCGATTATTGATCAATGCCTCAGCATCTGTGTTGGTGAGTGGTAGAGCCTCTAATGGTCTTCCAGCCCAAATTGCGTCGAATACCTTGGTTCTGAATGAGGCTACCCGCAACGTTTTCTTTCTTCCCCCTCAGCCCACAGGCAATACCGGAGAAGTCACGATCAAATCGAGGCACATTACCCTCTCTGATGGGGGGCGTATTGGTGTGCAGCATATTGGTAGCGGTAATGCTGGAGAGTTGAGCATCCAAGCTGATGCCGTTTTATTAAATAATCAAGGCGCTATTATTGCGGAAACTGCATCAGGTGAGGGAGGTAACATAGACCTCACCGTTAAGGGCAGCTTGCAATTGCGAAACAAGAGCCTGATTTCGACAGAATCCAAAGGTCTTGGCAATGGTGGCAACCTTAATATCCGTACCCAGTTCCTGATTGCCTCTCCATTGGAGAATAGTGATATTATCGCCAATGCCTTTGATGGCAATGGCGGTAACATCACCATCAATACTGAAGGTATTTTCGGCTTTGCCTCCCGAGAAACAGTCACTCCCTTTAGCGATATTACGGCCAGCTCCCAACAAGGGATTAGTGGTGTTGTTGACATCAATAGCCCTGAAGTTGATCCCAGTCAAAGCCTAATTGAGCTACCAGCTGTCGTCCAACCACCAGAGGACATCGCTCAAGGGTGCCGACCTGGACAAACCTTAGGAGGCAGTTCTTTTAGCCATGTTGGTCGAGGAGGACTACCCTCGGGTCCCAGTCGATACTTAACACCCCATACAGTATGGCAAGATCTCAGACCCCATCAGCAGATCCGTGTTAGTGCTGTTGGCAATCATCAAAATAAGCCGACAGCCGTTAAACCCCAACCTCAGCTCATTGAGGCCAAAGGATGGACTCAAGATTCTCAAGGCCGTATTCATTTAACTGCCGCCACGGCACAACCCCATCCCCCCAATGAAGCAAACTGTAGCTAG